In the Brassica napus cultivar Da-Ae chromosome A7, Da-Ae, whole genome shotgun sequence genome, one interval contains:
- the LOC111199444 gene encoding trichohyalin: MADALDNQQEDQRSGSNETESRSNEETKGQTLDMRPSGSGTRSVEKAVVRYDRDTRFRDANREATPDRDPIAHAIYWEKKVQELRVRNAEMKQRRANETIQKQRLRNAEMQQRRANKTESISIEETKGETVDMKPSGPWEKAVVRYDRDTRFWEDKMQQQRQRDVEMQQRRANETESRSIEEPEGETVDTRPSGSGEKVGQTRPSGSRRWSPVVRYNRDTRSWEENREYLESSGRENEAVQIRDQNETYIQQRQRDDEMKQRRSRETESIFFQQQKNREYECSGSRMNEAGPIRDPRILENLRDFGMQQRRRHETEWRFQKQQNRAEAPDLGYKRRRFEQEQYPTRPRIKKGVCHFYLKKGWCGFGSDCVFKHPTPSWRFDERRYETEVPENMARTVYGRESGSTWRFDEERKSGYGEAQENNIWWQRREAPENVREQRDSTAGWLSYDERRINPATREILMRPARRMEQRDREREVRNEGAHNSESSPQLGTEREESDGI, encoded by the exons ATGGCAGATGCTCTAGACAATCAGCAAGAAGATCAGAGATCAGGAAGCAATGAAACAGAGTCGAGATCCAATGAAGAAACGAAG GGACAAACTCTGGATATGAGGCCGAGTGGATCAGGGACGAGGTCTGTTGAGAAAGCCGTTGTTAGATACGATAGAGATACAAGATTCCGTGACGCGAACAGG GAAGCAACTCCGGATAGAGATCCAATTGCACATGCAATATACTGGGAAAAGAAAGTGCAAGAACTGAGAGTGAGAAATGCTGAGATGAAACAGAGGAGAGCCAATGAAACAATACAAAAACAGAGACTGAGAAATGCTGAGATGCAACAGAGGAGAGCCAATAAAACAGAGTCGATATCTATTGAAGAAACAAAg GGAGAAACTGTGGATATGAAGCCGAGTGGACCATGGGAGAAAGCGGTTGTTAGATACGATAGAGATACAAGATTCTGGGAAGATAAAATGCAACAACAGAGACAGAGAGATGTTGAGATGCAACAAAGGAGAGCCAATGAAACAGAGTCGAGATCCATTGAAGAACCAGAG GGAGAAACTGTGGATACGAGGCCGAGTGGATCAGGGGAGAAAGTG GGACAAACTCGGCCTAGTGGATCAAGGAGGTGGTCACCAGTTGTTAGATACAATAGAGATACAAGATCCTGGGAAGAGAACAGG GAATACTTAGAATCAAGTGGAAGAGAGAACGAAGCGGTTCAGATTCGTGATCAAAACGAGACATACATACAACAGAGACAGAGAGATGATGAGATGAAACAGAGGAGAAGCCGTGAAACAGAGTCGATATTCTTTCAACAGCAGAAGAACAGG GAATACGAATGCTCTGGTTCAAGAATGAACGAAGCGGGTCCGATTCGTGACCCACGCATACTTGAGAATCTGAGAGATTTTGGGATGCAACAGAGGAGACGCCATGAAACAGAGTGGAGATTCCAGAAACAACAGAATAGG GCTGAAGCTCCTGATTTGGGatacaaaagaagaagattcgAACAGGAGCAGTATCCAACTCGTCCCCGTATTAAAAAAGGAGTTTGTCACTTTTATCTAAAAAAAGGTTGGTGTGGCTTTGGAAGTGATTGCGTTTTCAAACATCCTACTCCGAGTTGGAGATTTGACGAGAGGAGATACGAAACAGAGGTTCCAGAGAATATG GCTAGAACAGTGTACGGGAGGGAGAGTGGGTCCACATGGAGATTCGACGAGGAAAGAAAGTCAGGATATGGAGAGGCTCAAGAGAATAACATTTGGTGGCAGAGGAGAGAAGCTCCAGAGAATGTGCGGGAACAGAGAGACAGCACTGCTGGGTGGCTGAGTTATGATGAGAGACGGATAAACCCTGCAACTAGGGAGATTCTTATGCGTCCTGCAAGGAGAATG GAACAGAGAGATAGGGAGAGGGAGGTGAGAAATGAAGGGGCACATAACAGTGAGTCATCACCACAACTTGGGACTGAAAGAGAAGAGAGTGATGGAATTTAA
- the LOC111199345 gene encoding putative zinc finger CCCH domain-containing protein 9 yields the protein MRDDEYPVRPGKEDCSFYLKTGRCDFGERCRFNHPKELPKELSLQKCKFFLGGKCKYGSTCKFKHSKEGDSTEAMRQDQKRQRTESSYGPSQEKRAKTIDKQRREAQNNLQEERLMIPENRNVNAQEQADMERQNREAQEKAQEERRRQIDNERRQARLRLERMKPRVLTSNVDQLREALRDIGIERKEGDGF from the exons ATGAGAGACGATGAGTATCCAGTTCGTCCTGGTAAAGAAGATTGCTCGTTTTATCTTAAAACTGGTCGATGTGACTTCGGAGAAAGGTGTCGCTTCAATCATCCAAAG GAGCTTCCAAAGGAGCTTAGTCTGCAAAAATGTAAG TTTTTTCTGGGAGGAAAATGTAAGTACGGCTCAACTTGTAAATTTAAACATTCAAAGGAAGGGGATAGTACAGAAGCTATGCGTCAG GATCAGAAAAGACAGCGAACTGAGTCAAGCTATGGTCCAAGTCAAGAGAAGAGG GCAAAAACTATTGACAAGCAGAGGAGAGAGGCTCAAAATAATCTGCAGGAAGAAAGATTgatg ATTCCAGAGAACCGCAACGTTAACGCTCAAGAACAGGCAGATATGGAGAGGCAGAACAGAGAGGCTCAAGAGAAAGCGCAGGAGGAACGTAGAAGACAGATAGATAATGAGAGGAGGCAGGCTCGTTTGCGTCTTGAGCGG ATGAAACCGAGAGTTCTAACCAGTAACGTGGATCAGCTCAGAGAGGCATTACGAGATATTGGGATTGAAAGAAAAGAGGGCGATGGGTTTTAG
- the LOC111199217 gene encoding putative zinc finger CCCH domain-containing protein 9 — MSDRENPEKGDEEAKETDTRTESTSMEETEGRDPDSGPSESNVRTDRRHERYPRSRAAKRENEPERHGLGESSEYPVRIGVEDCYYYMKKGRCGYGLSCRFNHPPLPQRDQMRHDMVQPSRYPVRPQLPERSQMRHDMVQTSPYPGAGDCIQYLQTGKCSYGPKCRFNHPPSPRVIGAIDCRQYLQTGQCSYGPKCRYNHPPSPVLPQWVSRQICKFFQKGDCKNGSGCKFTHSMSGDGAEAEPMRQDTSWGKKRHAAKSSSRPWKRERQAHDLEERKQKKRRVENLRIDPNVQSGEGGSQTEQRLEVPENRNVNAQEQADMERQNREAQEKAQEERRLRIDNERRQARLRLERMQPRVLTNNVDQLREALPDIGIERKEGDGF; from the exons ATGAGCGACAGAGAGAACCCAGAGAAGGGAGACGAAGAGGCTAAAGAAACCGATACGAGAACAGAGTCGACATCCATGGAAGAAACAGAG GGACGTGATCCGGATTCAGGTCCGAGCGAATCTAATGTTAGAACTGATCGGAGACACGAAAGATATCCAAGATCCAGGGCAGCGAAGAGG GAGAATGAACCAGAGAGACATGGATTGGGTGAGTCGAGTGAGTATCCAGTTCGCATCGGTGTAGAAGATTGTTACTATTACATGAAAAAAGGTCGTTGTGGCTATGGACTAAGTTGCAGGTTCAACCATCCACCT CTTCCGCAGAGAGATCAGATGAGGCATGACATGGTGCAACCGAGTCGCTATCCAGTTCGTCCACAACTTCCTGAGAGAAGTCAGATGAGGCATGACATGGTGCAAACGAGTCCGTATCCAGGTGCAGGAGATTGTATACAATATCTACAAACTGGGAAGTGTAGCTACGGACCTAAGTGCCGATTCAACCATCCTCCTTCACCG AGAGTTATAGGTGCAATAGATTGTAGACAATATCTACAAACTGGGCAGTGTAGCTATGGACCTAAGTGCCGATACAACCATCCTCCTTCACCg GTGCTTCCACAGTGGGTTAGCCGTCAGATTTGTAAG TTTTTTCAGAAAGGAGATTGTAAGAACGGCTCAGGTTGTAAATTTACTCATTCAATGAGTGGGGATGGTGCAGAAGCAGAACCTATGCGTCAG GATACAAGTTGGGGTAAGAAAAGACACGCAGCCAAGTCAAGCTCTAGGCCATGGAAGAGG GAGAGGCAAGCTCATGATCTGGAGGAACGTAAACAGAAGAAGAGGAGGGTGGAAAATTTGAGAATTGATCCCAATGTTCAATCCGGCGAAGGAGGGAGTCAAACGGAACAGAGATTGGAG GTTCCAGAGAACCGCAACGTTAACGCTCAAGAACAGGCAGATATGGAGAGGCAGAACAGAGAGGCTCAAGAGAAAGCGCAGGAGGAACGTAGACTACGGATAGATAATGAGAGGAGGCAGGCTCGTTTGCGTCTTGAGCGG ATGCAACCCAGAGTTCTAACCAACAACGTTGATCAGCTCAGAGAGGCATTACCAGATATTGGGATTGAAAGAAAAGAGGGCGATGGGTTTTAG
- the LOC106357978 gene encoding putative zinc finger CCCH domain-containing protein 9 isoform X2: MSDRENSEMEIEEAKENDPRRESTSMEEAEGQDTDLRTSEADDRTDWRHKRDPRSSAEKRENATQMRHELGQSSEYPVRTGVADCYYYLKNGGCFFGRSCRYNHPPRNQLGDDTVQPSAYKVRLGATNCEQYLHTGQCTYGSRCWFNHPPLPGARDCEQYLQTGQCSYGRRCRFNHHPTHLAPATTWGRRSDERRHETESSSRAEKRARTIPDYPSVIQDVSDEVGAGQNSWLQRRRAQRGKIDCGQRRVSEEERTLRETVPCTVLVLYSQERQTHDLEEQKQRERVYENLRIDQIKASVQSDGGIQTEQRLEIPENHSVNAQENLQEQADVEKEKRRAQEKAQEERSRSLTGNVDQLIQSLQDNIGIGRKKGDGV; encoded by the exons ATGAGCGACAGAGAGAACTCAGAGATGGAAATCGAGGAGGCTAAAGAAAATGATCCGAGAAGAGAGTCGACATCCATGGAAGAAGCAGAG GGGCAAGATACGGATTTGAGGACGAGCGAAGCTGATGATAGAACTGATTGGAGACACAAAAGAGATCCAAGATCCTCGGCAGAGAAAAGG GAGAATGCAACTCAAATGCGACACGAATTGGGTCAGTCGAGTGAGTATCCAGTTCGTACAGGTGTAGCAGATTGTTACTATTACCTGAAAAACGGTGGTTGTTTCTTTGGACGAAGTTGCAGATACAATCATCCACCG AGAAATCAGTTGGGAGATGACACGGTGCAACCGAGTGCGTATAAAGTTCGTCTAGGTGCAACAAATTGCGAACAGTATCTACACACTGGGCAGTGTACCTATGGAAGTAGATGCTGGTTCAATCATCCACCG CTTCCAGGTGCAAGAGATTGCGAACAATATCTACAGACAGGACAGTGTAGCTATGGACGTAGGTGCCGATTCAATCATCATCCTACTCATCTTGCACCG GCTACAACTTGGGGTAGGAGATCTGATGAGAGGAGACACGAAACAGAGTCAAGCTCTAGGGCAGAGAAGAGG GCGAGAACTATTCCGGATTATCCAAGCGTGATCCAAGATGTAAGTGATGAAGTAGGGGCGGGACAAAACAGTTGGTTGCAGAGGAGACGAGCTCAGAGAGGGAAAATTGACTGCGGGCAAAGGAGAGTGAGTGAGGAGGAACGAACACTGAGAGAGACAGTACCTTGCACTGTTCTTGTACTCTATTCACAGGAGAGGCAAACTCATGATCTGGAGGAACAGAAACAGAGGGAAAGGGTGTACGAAAATTTGAGAATTGATCAG ATCAAAGCCTCGGTTCAATCAGATGGAGGGATTCAAACGGAACAGAGACTGGAG ATACCAGAGAATCACAGCGTTAATGCTCAAGAGAATCTTCAAGAGCAGGCAGAtgtggagaaggagaagagaaggGCTCAAGAGAAAGCGCAGGAGGAACGTAGTAGATCATTAACAGGTAACGTGGATCAGCTCATACAGTCACTACAAGATAATATTGGGATTGGGAGGAAAAAGGGCGATGGGGTTTAA
- the LOC106357978 gene encoding putative zinc finger CCCH domain-containing protein 9 isoform X1, whose product MSDRENSEMEIEEAKENDPRRESTSMEEAEGQDTDLRTSEADDRTDWRHKRDPRSSAEKRENATQMRHELGQSSEYPVRTGVADCYYYLKNGGCFFGRSCRYNHPPRNQLGDDTVQPSAYKVRLGATNCEQYLHTGQCTYGSRCWFNHPPLPGARDCEQYLQTGQCSYGRRCRFNHHPTHLAPYFQKGGCKHGSSFKFTNSMRGDGIEPMRQATTWGRRSDERRHETESSSRAEKRARTIPDYPSVIQDVSDEVGAGQNSWLQRRRAQRGKIDCGQRRVSEEERTLRETVPCTVLVLYSQERQTHDLEEQKQRERVYENLRIDQIKASVQSDGGIQTEQRLEIPENHSVNAQENLQEQADVEKEKRRAQEKAQEERSRSLTGNVDQLIQSLQDNIGIGRKKGDGV is encoded by the exons ATGAGCGACAGAGAGAACTCAGAGATGGAAATCGAGGAGGCTAAAGAAAATGATCCGAGAAGAGAGTCGACATCCATGGAAGAAGCAGAG GGGCAAGATACGGATTTGAGGACGAGCGAAGCTGATGATAGAACTGATTGGAGACACAAAAGAGATCCAAGATCCTCGGCAGAGAAAAGG GAGAATGCAACTCAAATGCGACACGAATTGGGTCAGTCGAGTGAGTATCCAGTTCGTACAGGTGTAGCAGATTGTTACTATTACCTGAAAAACGGTGGTTGTTTCTTTGGACGAAGTTGCAGATACAATCATCCACCG AGAAATCAGTTGGGAGATGACACGGTGCAACCGAGTGCGTATAAAGTTCGTCTAGGTGCAACAAATTGCGAACAGTATCTACACACTGGGCAGTGTACCTATGGAAGTAGATGCTGGTTCAATCATCCACCG CTTCCAGGTGCAAGAGATTGCGAACAATATCTACAGACAGGACAGTGTAGCTATGGACGTAGGTGCCGATTCAATCATCATCCTACTCATCTTGCACCG TACTTTCAGAAAGGAGGTTGTAAGCACGGCTCAAGTTTTAAATTTACTAATTCAATGAGAGGGGATGGTATAGAGCCTATGCGT CAGGCTACAACTTGGGGTAGGAGATCTGATGAGAGGAGACACGAAACAGAGTCAAGCTCTAGGGCAGAGAAGAGG GCGAGAACTATTCCGGATTATCCAAGCGTGATCCAAGATGTAAGTGATGAAGTAGGGGCGGGACAAAACAGTTGGTTGCAGAGGAGACGAGCTCAGAGAGGGAAAATTGACTGCGGGCAAAGGAGAGTGAGTGAGGAGGAACGAACACTGAGAGAGACAGTACCTTGCACTGTTCTTGTACTCTATTCACAGGAGAGGCAAACTCATGATCTGGAGGAACAGAAACAGAGGGAAAGGGTGTACGAAAATTTGAGAATTGATCAG ATCAAAGCCTCGGTTCAATCAGATGGAGGGATTCAAACGGAACAGAGACTGGAG ATACCAGAGAATCACAGCGTTAATGCTCAAGAGAATCTTCAAGAGCAGGCAGAtgtggagaaggagaagagaaggGCTCAAGAGAAAGCGCAGGAGGAACGTAGTAGATCATTAACAGGTAACGTGGATCAGCTCATACAGTCACTACAAGATAATATTGGGATTGGGAGGAAAAAGGGCGATGGGGTTTAA
- the LOC106357978 gene encoding putative zinc finger CCCH domain-containing protein 9 isoform X3 — MSDRENSEMEIEEAKENDPRRESTSMEEAEGQDTDLRTSEADDRTDWRHKRDPRSSAEKRENATQMRHELGQSSEYPVRTGVADCYYYLKNGGCFFGRSCRYNHPPLPGARDCEQYLQTGQCSYGRRCRFNHHPTHLAPATTWGRRSDERRHETESSSRAEKRARTIPDYPSVIQDVSDEVGAGQNSWLQRRRAQRGKIDCGQRRVSEEERTLRETVPCTVLVLYSQERQTHDLEEQKQRERVYENLRIDQIKASVQSDGGIQTEQRLEIPENHSVNAQENLQEQADVEKEKRRAQEKAQEERSRSLTGNVDQLIQSLQDNIGIGRKKGDGV; from the exons ATGAGCGACAGAGAGAACTCAGAGATGGAAATCGAGGAGGCTAAAGAAAATGATCCGAGAAGAGAGTCGACATCCATGGAAGAAGCAGAG GGGCAAGATACGGATTTGAGGACGAGCGAAGCTGATGATAGAACTGATTGGAGACACAAAAGAGATCCAAGATCCTCGGCAGAGAAAAGG GAGAATGCAACTCAAATGCGACACGAATTGGGTCAGTCGAGTGAGTATCCAGTTCGTACAGGTGTAGCAGATTGTTACTATTACCTGAAAAACGGTGGTTGTTTCTTTGGACGAAGTTGCAGATACAATCATCCACCG CTTCCAGGTGCAAGAGATTGCGAACAATATCTACAGACAGGACAGTGTAGCTATGGACGTAGGTGCCGATTCAATCATCATCCTACTCATCTTGCACCG GCTACAACTTGGGGTAGGAGATCTGATGAGAGGAGACACGAAACAGAGTCAAGCTCTAGGGCAGAGAAGAGG GCGAGAACTATTCCGGATTATCCAAGCGTGATCCAAGATGTAAGTGATGAAGTAGGGGCGGGACAAAACAGTTGGTTGCAGAGGAGACGAGCTCAGAGAGGGAAAATTGACTGCGGGCAAAGGAGAGTGAGTGAGGAGGAACGAACACTGAGAGAGACAGTACCTTGCACTGTTCTTGTACTCTATTCACAGGAGAGGCAAACTCATGATCTGGAGGAACAGAAACAGAGGGAAAGGGTGTACGAAAATTTGAGAATTGATCAG ATCAAAGCCTCGGTTCAATCAGATGGAGGGATTCAAACGGAACAGAGACTGGAG ATACCAGAGAATCACAGCGTTAATGCTCAAGAGAATCTTCAAGAGCAGGCAGAtgtggagaaggagaagagaaggGCTCAAGAGAAAGCGCAGGAGGAACGTAGTAGATCATTAACAGGTAACGTGGATCAGCTCATACAGTCACTACAAGATAATATTGGGATTGGGAGGAAAAAGGGCGATGGGGTTTAA
- the LOC106357978 gene encoding zinc finger CCCH domain-containing protein 32-like isoform X5 produces the protein MSDRENSEMEIEEAKENDPRRESTSMEEAEGQDTDLRTSEADDRTDWRHKRDPRSSAEKRENATQMRHELGQSSEYPVRTGVADCYYYLKNGGCFFGRSCRYNHPPRNQLGDDTVQPSAYKVRLGATNCEQYLHTGQCTYGSRCWFNHPPLPGARDCEQYLQTGQCSYGRRCRFNHHPTHLAPYFQKGGCKHGSSFKFTNSMRGDGYNLG, from the exons ATGAGCGACAGAGAGAACTCAGAGATGGAAATCGAGGAGGCTAAAGAAAATGATCCGAGAAGAGAGTCGACATCCATGGAAGAAGCAGAG GGGCAAGATACGGATTTGAGGACGAGCGAAGCTGATGATAGAACTGATTGGAGACACAAAAGAGATCCAAGATCCTCGGCAGAGAAAAGG GAGAATGCAACTCAAATGCGACACGAATTGGGTCAGTCGAGTGAGTATCCAGTTCGTACAGGTGTAGCAGATTGTTACTATTACCTGAAAAACGGTGGTTGTTTCTTTGGACGAAGTTGCAGATACAATCATCCACCG AGAAATCAGTTGGGAGATGACACGGTGCAACCGAGTGCGTATAAAGTTCGTCTAGGTGCAACAAATTGCGAACAGTATCTACACACTGGGCAGTGTACCTATGGAAGTAGATGCTGGTTCAATCATCCACCG CTTCCAGGTGCAAGAGATTGCGAACAATATCTACAGACAGGACAGTGTAGCTATGGACGTAGGTGCCGATTCAATCATCATCCTACTCATCTTGCACCG TACTTTCAGAAAGGAGGTTGTAAGCACGGCTCAAGTTTTAAATTTACTAATTCAATGAGAGGGGATG GCTACAACTTGGGGTAG
- the LOC106357978 gene encoding eukaryotic translation initiation factor 4E-3-like isoform X4, producing MAVESSSLSAIMAEEENLDPNTTNLIRIEKHVPAIKAICGGGDEGPSKEKKIMCGGEKSKSNTVIQPSHSFQNSWTFWFDNPSSKSNQTTWGSSLRSLYTFASIEEFWSLYNNMHPPTKWVHGADLYCFKHKIEPKWEDPVCADGGKWTMMFPKATLESNWLNTLLALVGEQFEKGDEICGAVLNFRTRGDKISIWTKNAANEKAQISIGKQWKELLGYTETIGFIFHEDAKTLDRTAKPRYTV from the exons ATGGCGGTTGAGAGCTCTTCGCTATCAGCGATTATGGCGGAAGAGGAGAATCTCGATCCTAACACCACGAACCTTATCCGTATCGAGAAGCATGTCCCGGCGATTAAGGCTATCTGCGGCGGCGGCGATGAAGGTCCgtcgaaggagaagaagatcatGTGCGGCGGAGAGAAATCGAAATCGAACACCGTAATCCAACCTTCGCACTCCTTCCAGAACTCTTGGACCTTCTGGTTCGATAATCCATCGTCGAAATCGAATCAAACCACATGGGGAAGCTCTTTGAGATCCTTGTACACTTTCGCTTCTATCGAGGAGTTCTGGAG TCTTTACAATAACATGCATCCTCCAACCAAGTGGGTTCATGGGGCGGATCTCTACTGCTTCAAACACAAGATTGAACCCAAATGGGAAgatcctgtttgtgctgatggAGGAAAGTGGACTATGATGTTCCCTAAGGCTACACTGGAATCCAATTGGCTTAACACG TTACTTGCGTTAGTTGGTGAGCAATTTGAGAAAGGAGATGAGATTTGCGGAGCAGTTCTGAATTTCAGAACGAGAGGGGATAAGATCTCTATATGGACAAAGAACGCTGCAAATGAGAAGGCTCAG aTAAGCATTGGGAAGCAGTGGAAGGAACTTCTTGGTTACACTGAAACAATCGGATTCATATTTCAT gaGGATGCAAAGACTCTTGATCGCACTGCTAAACCTCGCTATACTGTATGA
- the LOC106356313 gene encoding uncharacterized protein LOC106356313 — translation MIATSSLLTFNQKIMQRCRKLLIRLTSSRPKRHYRHLKLNKPSSSSSSSSGKKATRVVSSFFLAFQKKKQKKEKMKRLNELRSFSDSVSDKKAESRKKAFPSSLTTSCIGQGKKAHSQKVSQDLDAPRDSTSAFLP, via the coding sequence ATGATAGCCACATCATCATTACTTACATTCAACCAGAAGATTATGCAGCGTTGCAGGAAACTCCTGATCAGACTCACCAGTAGCCGTCCCAAACGCCATTACCGGCATTTGAAACTTAACAagccttcttcttcgtcatcatcatcttctggGAAGAAAGCCACCAGAGTAGTGTCTTCGTTCTTCCTTGCCTTccaaaagaagaagcagaagaaggagaagatgaaacgGCTTAACGAACTCAGGAGTTTCTCCGATTCCGTCAGTGATAAGAAGGCCGAATCAAGAAAAAAGGCGTTCCCATCTAGTCTCACAACGTCTTGCATTGGTCAAGGGAAGAAGGCTCATTCACAAAAAGTCTCACAAGATCTTGATGCACCTAGAGACAGCACAAGCGCATTCCTGCCGTGA
- the LOC106357974 gene encoding uncharacterized protein LOC106357974 isoform X1, whose amino-acid sequence MPPGAKKRKALKKKKQQQQQEPTVTSTNTKGSTNGDNHHEKGHDENGRQDDRGSDDSSLSSPASQGSGEFGEAKDPSGLVNDTAKEISDHVTQGLGPKNGIERGKDDKKNSVDLASQDACGNSIKEITPVAKPEKTEHAETSTHSNLVNNKSDGTKEYPSPEKDNGKVAATLPGSAAGTSRNVGSIIKSEVPVSSEEKRLLLTDPPAVRTSWLSCCGLFDAVTGSDR is encoded by the exons ATGCCGCCAGGTGCGAAGAAGAGAAAggcgttgaagaagaagaagcagcagcaacaacaggAACCGACTGTAACAAGCACGAACACTAAGGGATCCACCAATGGCGATAATCACCATG AGAAAGGACATGATGAAAATGGAAGGCAAGATGATAGGGGAAGTGATGATAGCAGTTTGAGTTCCCCTGCTTCTCAAGGAAGTGGAGAATTTGGCGAGGCAAAAGATCCATCTGGTTTGGTGAATGACACTGCTAAAGAGATATCAGATCATGTTACTCAGGGGCTAGGACCAAAAAATGGTATTGAAAGAGGAAAGGATGACAAGAAAAACTCTGTGGACTTAGCTTCTCAGGATGCTTGTGGCAATTCGATCAAGGAAATCACTCCTGTTGCCAAACCTGAAAAGACTGAGCATGCTGAGACCTCAACACACTCAAATTTAGTCAACAACAAGTCTGATGGAACGAAGGAGTATCCATCTCCGGAGAAAGATAATGGTAAGGTGGCGGCTACTCTTCCTGGGTCTGCTGCTGGAACAAGCAGAAATGTAGGGAGTATAATAAAATCTGAAGTTCCAGTGTCCTCTGAGGAGAAG CGTCTCTTGTTGACTGATCCACCAGCCGTCCGAACTTCCTGGTTAAGTTGCTGCGGTTTGTTTGATGCAGTGACAGGATCTGACAGATAA
- the LOC106357974 gene encoding uncharacterized protein LOC106357974 isoform X2 produces the protein MLYRDRKFYRRSFLRQQNEQKLTQNVDAATAAGTCEKGHDENGRQDDRGSDDSSLSSPASQGSGEFGEAKDPSGLVNDTAKEISDHVTQGLGPKNGIERGKDDKKNSVDLASQDACGNSIKEITPVAKPEKTEHAETSTHSNLVNNKSDGTKEYPSPEKDNGKVAATLPGSAAGTSRNVGSIIKSEVPVSSEEKRLLLTDPPAVRTSWLSCCGLFDAVTGSDR, from the exons ATGTTATATCGCGACCGCAAGTTTTATCGACGCAGCTTCCTGCGTCAACAAAACGAACAAAAGTTGACGCAGAATGTTGACGCTGCCACTGCCGCCggtacctgcg AGAAAGGACATGATGAAAATGGAAGGCAAGATGATAGGGGAAGTGATGATAGCAGTTTGAGTTCCCCTGCTTCTCAAGGAAGTGGAGAATTTGGCGAGGCAAAAGATCCATCTGGTTTGGTGAATGACACTGCTAAAGAGATATCAGATCATGTTACTCAGGGGCTAGGACCAAAAAATGGTATTGAAAGAGGAAAGGATGACAAGAAAAACTCTGTGGACTTAGCTTCTCAGGATGCTTGTGGCAATTCGATCAAGGAAATCACTCCTGTTGCCAAACCTGAAAAGACTGAGCATGCTGAGACCTCAACACACTCAAATTTAGTCAACAACAAGTCTGATGGAACGAAGGAGTATCCATCTCCGGAGAAAGATAATGGTAAGGTGGCGGCTACTCTTCCTGGGTCTGCTGCTGGAACAAGCAGAAATGTAGGGAGTATAATAAAATCTGAAGTTCCAGTGTCCTCTGAGGAGAAG CGTCTCTTGTTGACTGATCCACCAGCCGTCCGAACTTCCTGGTTAAGTTGCTGCGGTTTGTTTGATGCAGTGACAGGATCTGACAGATAA
- the LOC106357977 gene encoding membrane protein PM19L-like, whose translation MGEMAGEQMKPVASLLLVLNFCMYVIVLGIGGWAMNRAIDHGFEIGPDLKLPAHFSPIYFPMGNAATGFFVTFALLAGVVGAASTISGLSHIRSWTVGSLPAAAAAATIAWTLTVLAMGFAWKEIELHVRNAKLRTIEAFLIILSVTQLLYIAAVHGVRRPT comes from the exons atgggtgAAATGGCGGGTGAGCAAATGAAACCTGTTGCTTCTCTACTTCTGGTGCTGAACTTCTGCATGTATGTGATTGTTTTAGGGATTGGAGGATGGGCCATGAACCGTGCAATCGACCACGGTTTCGAAATTG GCCCTGATCTCAAGCTGCCAGCACATTTCTCCCCAATTTATTTTCCGATGGGAAACGCAGCCACAGGTTTCTTTGTGACATTCGCGTTGCTTGCGGGAGTAGTTGGTGCGGCTTCCACAATCTCAGGCCTTAGCCACATTCGTTCTTGGACCGTGGGAAGCTTACCTGCTGCAGCCGCAGCTGCAACTATTGCCTGGACCCTCACAGTCCTTGCCATGGg ATTCGCCTGGAAAGAAATCGAGCTTCACGTGCGAAATGCAAAACTG AGAACCATAGAGGCGTTCTTGATCATACTCTCAGTCACACAGCTTCTTTACATCGCTGCTGTTCACGGCGTGAGGAGACCTACCTAA